GTATCGTAATTAAATGTCAGTATCCTGGCTCCAGGTTTCACTTCGCCCAGTTTTTTGGCCACAGCGGCTAAGGATGCCCCGGTCGAAATTCCTCCTAAAATCCCTTCCTGAAGTGCCAGATTTCGCGCATATTCAAAGGCTTCTTCTTTGCTTACCTCAATTACACCATCAATAAGTTCACTTTTATAAATGGAAGGCACAAAACCTGCCCCGATCCCCTGTATCGGATGCGGTCCCGGAGCACCACCACTCAATACCGGTGATAATTCCGGTTCTACGGCAAAGACTTTCAGCTCTGGAAAATGCTGTTTTAAGATTGCTGCTACCCCAGTAATATGGCCACCGGTTCCCACACCTGTAATTACATAATCCAATCCTTCCGGAAAATCGGCTAAAATTTCCTGGGCAGTTGTTTTTTTATGCGCTTCTACATTCGCATTATTATCAAACTGGCTTGGAGACCAGGCATGGGGAGTAGATGCTGTTAACTCCGCAGCTTTTTCTATAGCTCCTTTCATACCTTTTTCCCGTGGCGTCAGCTCAAATTCTGCCCCATAGATCGACATCAGTTTGCGACGCTCAACACTCATGGATTCCGGCATCACCAAGATGATTTTATAGCCTTTGACTGCTGCGACTAAGGCCAGTCCAATTCCTGTATTCCCAGAAGTCGGCTCAATGATAACACTCTCTTTCGTCAACAACCCTTTGCTCTCTGCATCTTCAATCATCGCCAGGGCAATACGGTCCTTAATGCTGCTTCCCGGATTATTTTTCTCTAATTTGATCCATACTTCGTGTTGGTCTCCAAAAAGAGTATTGATTTTCACAACCGGTGTTTTACCGATGGTCTCTAAAATGGTTTTCGCTTTCATAACTAAATATGTTTTATATTATAAAATTTAATGGTTCGGGAAATATCTCCCTTGTTTTTATGCTAATTTCACTTTTATGGTATACTAATGAATTGGGCGGAACAGTACGCGTGATCCATACATTACCCCCAATAACCGACCCATCCCCGATATGGGTATCACCACCCAGGATTGTCGCATTGGCATATAAGGTCACGTCATTGCCGATAGTAGGATGCCTCTTTTCTGCTGCTTTTTCTTTGCTGACACTTAAAGCTCCCAATGTCACACCCTGGTATATTTTGACATCATCCCCGATAATAGTGGTCTCCCCGATGACAATGCCAGTTCCATGATCGATAAAAAAACGCGATCCGATTTTTGCGGCAGGATGGATATCAATACCTGTTTTACCATGGACATACGCCGCCATCAGACGGGGCAAAACCGGGACATCTAAAACCCAAAGTCGGTGTGCCAGACGGTAAATCGCTATAGCATAAAAACCGGGATAGGCTGTCAATACTTCACTCCTGGATTTAGCCGCAGGATCAAAACGTAAAATGGCCGCCAGATCCTCTTCCAATTCTTCATGAAGAAGCACTATTGCCTCTTTTAATCCCTGCAGTACAGAATCTATTTTTTCAGGCTCCAGTCCTGTTTGCGTCAGAACCACCTGTAATAGGGCTTCCAGTTCAGCCTCTTTCTGTATAAAAAAGTCATAATCGGAATATTCCCGGCGAATGCAGAACAACCATTGAAAAAACTCTTCGGTCCAGCCCTCCACCTGGATTTTATCGGGAACATTTTCTGATTTCAGATAATTTGATCTGTAAATGGGATGTTTCATTGTGTAACGTATAGGGTCAATAAAAAAAGCTCCTCATGGTGATGAGGAGCTTTAGCATATCTTGAAAAGTAAAAATTACTTTATACGATAGCAGAAAAATCCTCAGATCCTGAGAAGCAGCTGCACATCATACAAATCAAATTTTTACCGTACATTTTTTATATTTTATACTAACAAATTTAAAGGAAAAAGGGTCAACAAAAAAAGAAAATCTAAAAAATATAAAACTATTAACGTAAATTCTGTTTGGTAAATCCAATTTACTTTTTACATTTGCAGTACATAATAATACAATGAACACAATTTTAAACAATACTTGGTGGTGGAATACTTTACGTCATACGTCGTGAACTAGTCCCCTATAGTATTTTTTTAAATCAAAATATACCTAAAAGGCTTGTCTATCACGACAAGCCTTTTTTTTTATGCCTTAATTTTAAGAAACTTTATCCCATGGAACGTTACCGCTTTACAACCCAATACAAACAAATACTCGCAGACACCCTGACGCCTGTGAGCATCTACCTGAAAATAAGGGATAAATTCCCCAACAGCCTGCTATTGGAAAGCAGCGATTACCATGCGAACAACAACAGTTTTTCCTATATCTGCTGTAATCCCGTAGCCTCGATCCGCATTGAGAATGAGACTGTTTTTTACCATTATCCCGATGGCACAGCAGCAACCCATAGCATTGATAAAGACACCGATGTCCCGTTCCTCATCCAGCAATTTTCAGAGCAGTTCCAATCCGAAGACAATGATTTTAAATTCATCAATAACGGATTATTCGGATACATTGCTTATGATGCAGTGCGGTATTTTGATACACTGAAAATTGCAAAAAAAACAAATTCCACCACGATCCCGGACGTGCATTATGCCGTGTATCAAAACATAATTGCCATCAATCATTTCAAAAATGAAGCTTTTATCTTTTGCCACAGCCTTGACGGCAGAAACAACATTCCGGAAATTGAGCAATTATTCCAGAATCCTAATTCCACTTCATTTTCATTTACCCGTAACGGCACAAAAAAATCCAATCTTACCGACGATGAATTCCGTAGTAATGTTGCCATTGCCAAACAGCATTGCCAGCGGGGTGATGTATTCCAGCTGGTACTTTCCCGTCGCTTTACACAGGATTTCAAGGGTGATGAATTTAATGTATATCGCGCCTTACGAAACATCAACCCCTCTCCGTACCTTTTTTATTTCGATTATGGAAGTTTCAAAATTTTTGGTTCTTCCCCCGAAGCACAGCTTGTTATTAAAGACCGGAAAGCGGAGATCCACCCTATCGCCGGAACCTTCAAACGTACTGGAAATGACGAAAAAGATACTGTATTGGCCCGTAAATTATCCGAGGACGAAAAAGAGAACAGCGAACATGTAATGCTTGTTGACCTCGCCCGCAATGACCTGAGCCGCAACGGGCATGACGTAACAGTAACGAACTACCGTGAAGTCCAGTTTTTTTCCCATGTGATCCACCTGGTCTCCAAAGTAACCGCCAAACTACACCAAAAGGCCACAACCATGCGTGTCGTAGCCGATACTTTTCCGGCCGGAACCCTTAGTGGCGCCCCAAAATACAAGGCTGTAGAGCTTATTGAAAAATATGAAAACACCAATCGAAGTTTTTATGGTGGCGCAATTGGATTTATGGATTTTGACGGTAACTTTAACCATGCTATTATGATCCGTACATTCCTCAGTAAAAACCATCAACTTCAGTATCAGGCCGGTGCAGGAATTGTCTCTGTGTCTGATGAAGAAAGTGAAATGCAGGAAGTATACAACAAATTAGGCGCATTAGACAGCGCCTTAGAATTAGCCGAAACCATTTAAAACAGCCCTGATGAAAAAAATACTTGTTATCGATAATTACGACAGTTTCACCTACAACCTTGTCCACTACCTGGAAGAATTGGAATGTACCGTGACGGTATTGCGAAACGATGAAGTCGATCTTGAAGAGATAAAACACTATGACAAAATACTGCTTTCCCCAGGCCCGGGAATACCGGAAGAAGCCGGGCTCCTGAAAGCCATAATTAAAGAATATGCGCCTTCCAAAAGTATTTTAGGCATTTGCCTCGGGCAACAGGCGATTGGTGAAGTTTTTGGAGGTCACCTGAATAATCTGGAGAAAGTCTACCATGGTGTGGCTACGAAAGTTACACTTGCGGTAACCAACGAACCACTTTTCAAAGGCCTTCCCAATGAAATTACCGTAGGACGCTACCACTCCTGGGTGGTAAACCGGGACTTACCGGAGGTCCTGGAAGCCACTTCCTTCGATGAAAATGGCGAGGTGATGTCGCTCCGCCACCGTCATTATGACGTCCGCGGTGTACAATTTCATCCCGAAAGCGTCCTTACGCCTGACGGTAAAAAAATACTGGAAAACTGGATCAATGGCTAACCTATCCCCTATTTATTTCCTATACCTATATTATATAATGTCATTACTATTATGAAAAACATATTAAACCGGCTGATCCAACACGATACACTAACCCGGGAAGAAGCCGAAAATGTACTGATACAGATCTCTAATGGCGACCATAATTCCAGCCAGATCGCAGCATTCCTTACAGTATACATGATGCGGAATACAACCATCGCAGAGTTGGAAGGTTTTCGGGATGCCATGTTACAGCTTTGCATTCCGGTAGACTTTTCGGCCTATAACACTATTGATTTATGTGGTACTGGCGGCGATGGCAAAGACACCTTTAACATCTCGACACTCGCAGCATTTGTAACTGCAGGTGCAGGAATTAAAGTCGCGAAGCATGGTAATTACGGTGTTTCCTCGATCTCTGGATCAAGCAATGTCATGGAGCAAATGGGGATTCGGTTCAGTTCCAATCCCGATTTCCTGAACCGGTGTATGGATCAGGCCGGGATTGCGGTATTACACGCTCCGCTTTTTCATCCCGCCATGAAAAATGTGGGCCCCATCCGTAAGGAACTGGGTGTGAAAACCTTTTTTAATATGCTGGGTCCTATGACCAATCCTGCTGCTCCAAAGAACCAGTTAGTTGGTGTTTTCAGCCTGGAACTGGCCAGGATGTATGCCTATCTGTACCAAAAAACAGACCTCAATTTTACCATTATCCATTCTTTGGATGGCTACGATGAGATCTCACTTACAGGCCCGGCAAAATCCATTTCCAACACTACCGAAACCTTCCTGAAGCCCGAAGATTTTGGAGTATCACTCTTGCAACAAAGCGAAATTAGGGGTGGTGATTCCATTGCTGCTTCCGCAAAAATATTCACCGGAATACTGGCCGGACAGGGTACAAAAGCACAGAACAATGTTGTTTGTGCCAATGCCGCCGCCGCTATAGCTACTGTCAATAAAACGCCATTAAAAGCCGCATTTGAGCTGGCCGAGGAAAGTTTACTTTCTGGAAAAGCGTTACAAACCTTAAAGAAAATCCAGGAGTTAAGCCGTTAACTGCCGCTAAAAAAAACACTATCTCATGACCATATTAGATAAAATCATCACAGATAAACGACGGGAAACAGCATTAAAACAATCCCTGATTCCAGTTAAACAATTGGAATCATCGGTGTTATTTGAACGAAAAACTGCATCCCTTTCACAAGATTTACGCGACAGCAAGACCGGAATTATTGCCGAACACAAGCGCAGATCACCCTCCAAAGACACGATTAACACCTCTTTTTCGGTAGAGGAAGTGGTTACGGGGTATCAAAATGCCGGTGTATGTGGCATTTCAGTACTCACAGACGGCAAGTATTTTGGGGGTTCAACAGATGATTTGCTATTAGCCAGGGCATCTGTTAACATACCACTACTCCGTAAAGAATTCATCATCAGTGAATACCAGATCCTGGAAGCCAAGGCTTTAGGAGCCGATTGCATATTATTGATTGCAGCCGTATTAAGCCGGGAACAAATACGGCAATTTTCATCTTTTGCCCGAAATTTAGGGCTGGAAACGCTTTTGGAGGTTCATAATCTCGAAGAATTGGAAAAATCAATGCTGCCCGGCATAGCGATGATCGGTGTAAATAACCGGAATCTGAAGACATTTGAAGTAAATTTAGACAATAGCAAAACACTTTCCAGCCATATTCCAGACGAATTCATTAAGGTTTCCGAGAGTGGAATCAGCACTCCTGAAGCTATACATGAGCTCAAAAAATACGGATATAACGGATTTTTAATTGGGGAGAACTTCATGAAAACGTCAAATCCAGGTCAAAATGCGGCGGCTTTTATCGCTCAAATCGAGGCCTTACAACACTAAAAAATTATGAAACTAAAGATCTGCGGCATGAAATTTTATGATAATATCCTGCAGACAGCAGGACTATTACCGGACTATTTAGGCCTTATTTTTTATGAAAAATCATCCCGATATTTTGACGGAATCCTCCCTGAATTACCAAAATCCATACAGAAAACAGGTGTATTTGTAGATGAAAACTACACTAATATCGTCCGAAAAATTGACCAATATCACCTTCAGTGTGTACAATTACATGGCAATGAATCACCCGAATTATGTCAAAAACTACAAGATCACGCTCTCGTAATTAAAGTCTTTCCTGTAGGAAATCCCTTTGATTTCAATACCCTAATCCCCTATGAAAAAAGCTGTGATTTTTATCTTTTTGATACCAAAGGCCCGTTAAAAGGAGGCAATGGAGTCTCGTTTGACTGGTCTGTTTTGGATCAAAATCCCTTTGAAAAACCCTTCTTTTTAAGTGGTGGTATCAGCATAAATGACCTCGAAAAGATAAAAAAATTAGCTTTCCCAACGCTCTACGGAGTGGATATTAACAGCCGTTTTGAAGAGGAACCCGGCTTAAAAAACATCGAATTATTACGCGAATTTAAGTTAAAATTACACCGCAAATTATGAATTATAATGTAAACGAAGCCGGCTTTTATGGTGAATTTGGAGGGGCTTTTATACCCGAAATGCTCTATCCAAACGTGGAAGAACTCCGCCAGAATTACCTCAAAATCATGTCTGAACCCGCCTTTAAGGAGGAGTTCGAACAGCTCTTAAAAGACTATGTCGGACGCCCGACTCCCCTTTATTTTGCTAAGCGTTTATCCGAAAAATACAATACGAAAATCTACCTTAAACGGGAAGATTTATGCCATACTGGTGCCCATAAAGTCAATAATACCATTGGTCAGATCCTATTGGCGAAACGCCTTGGAAAGTCCCGGATCATTGCTGAAACCGGAGCAGGACAACACGGTGTTGCGACCGCAACAGTCTGTGCCTTAATGGGTTTGCAATGCATTGTATACATGGGGGAAATCGATATTGAACGCCAGGCACCCAATGTGGCCCGCATGAAAATGCTGGGAGCCGAAGTCCGTCCGGCTTTATCGGGCTCCAGAACACTGAAAGATGCTACTAATGAAGCGATTAGGGACTGGATCAATAATCCTGTCGATACCTATTATATCATCGGTTCAGTCGTGGGCCCTCACCCCTATCCGGATCTTGTAGCCCGGTTTCAAAGCGTTATTTCGGCAGAAATCCGCAGCCAGTTATTGGAAAAAGAAGGTGCTGAAACACCCGATTATGTGATCGCCTGTGTGGGTGGTGGCAGTAATGCCGCAGGTGCTTTTTACCACTTTTTAGACACTCCTTCTGTACAATTAATTGCGGTAGAAGCTGCGGGAAAAGGAGTGCATTCCGGGGAGAGTGCAGCCACTTCCGTACTCGGAAAAACCGGGGTAATTCATGGGAGTAAAACACTCCTGATGCAGACAAAAGATGGCCAGA
The Flavobacterium kingsejongi genome window above contains:
- a CDS encoding anthranilate synthase component II; translated protein: MKKILVIDNYDSFTYNLVHYLEELECTVTVLRNDEVDLEEIKHYDKILLSPGPGIPEEAGLLKAIIKEYAPSKSILGICLGQQAIGEVFGGHLNNLEKVYHGVATKVTLAVTNEPLFKGLPNEITVGRYHSWVVNRDLPEVLEATSFDENGEVMSLRHRHYDVRGVQFHPESVLTPDGKKILENWING
- the epsC gene encoding serine O-acetyltransferase EpsC, translating into MKHPIYRSNYLKSENVPDKIQVEGWTEEFFQWLFCIRREYSDYDFFIQKEAELEALLQVVLTQTGLEPEKIDSVLQGLKEAIVLLHEELEEDLAAILRFDPAAKSRSEVLTAYPGFYAIAIYRLAHRLWVLDVPVLPRLMAAYVHGKTGIDIHPAAKIGSRFFIDHGTGIVIGETTIIGDDVKIYQGVTLGALSVSKEKAAEKRHPTIGNDVTLYANATILGGDTHIGDGSVIGGNVWITRTVPPNSLVYHKSEISIKTREIFPEPLNFII
- a CDS encoding phosphoribosylanthranilate isomerase; the encoded protein is MKLKICGMKFYDNILQTAGLLPDYLGLIFYEKSSRYFDGILPELPKSIQKTGVFVDENYTNIVRKIDQYHLQCVQLHGNESPELCQKLQDHALVIKVFPVGNPFDFNTLIPYEKSCDFYLFDTKGPLKGGNGVSFDWSVLDQNPFEKPFFLSGGISINDLEKIKKLAFPTLYGVDINSRFEEEPGLKNIELLREFKLKLHRKL
- the trpD gene encoding anthranilate phosphoribosyltransferase, giving the protein MKNILNRLIQHDTLTREEAENVLIQISNGDHNSSQIAAFLTVYMMRNTTIAELEGFRDAMLQLCIPVDFSAYNTIDLCGTGGDGKDTFNISTLAAFVTAGAGIKVAKHGNYGVSSISGSSNVMEQMGIRFSSNPDFLNRCMDQAGIAVLHAPLFHPAMKNVGPIRKELGVKTFFNMLGPMTNPAAPKNQLVGVFSLELARMYAYLYQKTDLNFTIIHSLDGYDEISLTGPAKSISNTTETFLKPEDFGVSLLQQSEIRGGDSIAASAKIFTGILAGQGTKAQNNVVCANAAAAIATVNKTPLKAAFELAEESLLSGKALQTLKKIQELSR
- a CDS encoding anthranilate synthase component I family protein: MERYRFTTQYKQILADTLTPVSIYLKIRDKFPNSLLLESSDYHANNNSFSYICCNPVASIRIENETVFYHYPDGTAATHSIDKDTDVPFLIQQFSEQFQSEDNDFKFINNGLFGYIAYDAVRYFDTLKIAKKTNSTTIPDVHYAVYQNIIAINHFKNEAFIFCHSLDGRNNIPEIEQLFQNPNSTSFSFTRNGTKKSNLTDDEFRSNVAIAKQHCQRGDVFQLVLSRRFTQDFKGDEFNVYRALRNINPSPYLFYFDYGSFKIFGSSPEAQLVIKDRKAEIHPIAGTFKRTGNDEKDTVLARKLSEDEKENSEHVMLVDLARNDLSRNGHDVTVTNYREVQFFSHVIHLVSKVTAKLHQKATTMRVVADTFPAGTLSGAPKYKAVELIEKYENTNRSFYGGAIGFMDFDGNFNHAIMIRTFLSKNHQLQYQAGAGIVSVSDEESEMQEVYNKLGALDSALELAETI
- the cysK gene encoding cysteine synthase A codes for the protein MKAKTILETIGKTPVVKINTLFGDQHEVWIKLEKNNPGSSIKDRIALAMIEDAESKGLLTKESVIIEPTSGNTGIGLALVAAVKGYKIILVMPESMSVERRKLMSIYGAEFELTPREKGMKGAIEKAAELTASTPHAWSPSQFDNNANVEAHKKTTAQEILADFPEGLDYVITGVGTGGHITGVAAILKQHFPELKVFAVEPELSPVLSGGAPGPHPIQGIGAGFVPSIYKSELIDGVIEVSKEEAFEYARNLALQEGILGGISTGASLAAVAKKLGEVKPGARILTFNYDTGERYLSVEGLF
- the trpB gene encoding tryptophan synthase subunit beta, with protein sequence MNYNVNEAGFYGEFGGAFIPEMLYPNVEELRQNYLKIMSEPAFKEEFEQLLKDYVGRPTPLYFAKRLSEKYNTKIYLKREDLCHTGAHKVNNTIGQILLAKRLGKSRIIAETGAGQHGVATATVCALMGLQCIVYMGEIDIERQAPNVARMKMLGAEVRPALSGSRTLKDATNEAIRDWINNPVDTYYIIGSVVGPHPYPDLVARFQSVISAEIRSQLLEKEGAETPDYVIACVGGGSNAAGAFYHFLDTPSVQLIAVEAAGKGVHSGESAATSVLGKTGVIHGSKTLLMQTKDGQITEPYSISAGLDYPGVGPLHAHLFQTGRARFFAATDAESMEAGLELCQLEGIIPAIESAHALAVLQQKKFGKEAIVIINLSGRGDKDLDTYIDYFQL
- the trpC gene encoding indole-3-glycerol phosphate synthase TrpC, translating into MTILDKIITDKRRETALKQSLIPVKQLESSVLFERKTASLSQDLRDSKTGIIAEHKRRSPSKDTINTSFSVEEVVTGYQNAGVCGISVLTDGKYFGGSTDDLLLARASVNIPLLRKEFIISEYQILEAKALGADCILLIAAVLSREQIRQFSSFARNLGLETLLEVHNLEELEKSMLPGIAMIGVNNRNLKTFEVNLDNSKTLSSHIPDEFIKVSESGISTPEAIHELKKYGYNGFLIGENFMKTSNPGQNAAAFIAQIEALQH